A region of the Drosophila subpulchrella strain 33 F10 #4 breed RU33 chromosome 3L, RU_Dsub_v1.1 Primary Assembly, whole genome shotgun sequence genome:
TCGACGCGCCTGCCCCTCGTCGGGAATCTCGGATCCTGCGGACGCAGCCGCTGCCTGGTGCAGTTGCTTCAGCTCGTTGTAGAGCCGCAGGGCGAGCTGCATGTTGGGCGCCCACTGGCGTCCTGGCATTTGGTGCTCCTTGGGCGGCTGGACGCACATCTTGACCAGCTTTTGGAGCGCCTTCGAGAGGCGCACTCCACTGAGCAGGCCGGGCTGGAAGGTCCCACCGCCCAGGAGGATGTGCTCGCAGAATATCTGGAAGTTGTTGTTCTGCTGGATGTGCGTGCAGGACTGCTTCTCCTCGTCGCACATCCCTCGGCAGGAGTGGAAGTGGCAGTcctggtgggcgtggcacttgaCGCCCCTGGACAATCGCTTGTCCAGTTGGCTCTCCACATAGACATGCTCCGCGCTCTGGTACTTTAGTCTTCTTTCGGAGGCGGTGCCGAAGCGGTTCACCTGCATCTTGCACATTTTCAGTGGTTCCGGCTTCATTTCATCCAGCCGGAAAATGTATTCCATAATATTGAGGGCGTGCTTCAGGCGCTGCAAGCGATTCGAGGCGCTGAAAGGGTGTTAAAAGTAAGCTTATAAGTAATGGGCTTAGTTCAAGGAAGGGCAAATCACCCACAGATACTGCATTATGCTGGGGTTGGACTGCACGATCTGCAGTCCCTCTGTGGCATAGTATGGCCCACAGGAGCCCAGAACAGCCGGGAATATGGACTCCTCGTCGAAGAGCTTGCCCATCATGTAGTTGTTGTCCTTGAACAGCCTCCAGAAACTGACCATCTGCTGTGAGTTATCATCCGCTATTTCCTGGTTGACCAAAGCCCGGATCTAATGGTGAGTTAAAGAACACATTAGAATTGCAATAATTAATCGAATTGTTCTCTTATCACAGGTTCTACCACAGAAATCTCGAGAGATCTAAAAAGGTGCCTTCAAGTGTGCTCTAATCATAGGTGACAACGAGTTTTGTTGAAAATTATTAGGACTTTTGGACTAAATGGATTATTTGCGTTTCaatacttttttaatatttcaagcCTGTATAAATTTCCGTGTACAGCTTTCCCCGAGCCTTACCATATTATCATCCAGCGTAACATTATAGGAAAGTATGATGTGCAATTTAACGATCTCATGGAATTCCTCTATCTTGGGATATATGGACTCTCCCTTGTTGTTCGTCCAGCTCAGTTCGTCATCATTGTGCCGGGCCAGCTAGAAAAGGCCATAGATAATCGTAGTCTTGACAACCAAAGCCGGAAACCCGTAAAACCCGACCTACCTTCACCGCATACGTATCTCCGTTCTTCTCGGCCGTAAAGAGTATAGTTTTCATATCATTTAGGGGACACTGGAAGTTGTCGAAGGAAGATTGGGAACCACAAAGCTCTTCACACAGGGAGCCGCTGTACTCATGCTTTTCAAACTTCTGGCACTATTGTTCAAAGAATTAGTTTTTAAGCTGCGAATACAGTTGCTTTCACTTTACCATTAAGTTGAGGCTCCGGTGGGACATCAATTTGAAGCAGAACTTGAGATTGAGGAAGGCGTAGCTGAAAATGCCCACCGCCAGCAGGACCGCAATTAAAACTGTGCGCTGCATTCCAAACCGAATTTTCCGACGCAGGGCggtcaacattttaaactcCTAGGAATTCCATTTTTTAGCCAATTCGTTTACACACCCCATCGAAGGTACGGGTACATACACTTGACTGTCATTTCAAGTTGACACATCCTTGACATGCGCACAACAATCCTGCCTATCGATGAGTATCGCGACCAGTACTGCCAAGTTATCCTTTTTCTGTAGATACttttaacaatattttaatgttctcataGTTACCAGTTCACCACATAAAAAGCAGCATGGTTTTTTCACTCCACAAACATATGTATAAGTTCAGATGCCACAGAAGCCATTATTGTTTTATCAAAGGAAAAAAATGTAGGGATATAGTATATGCCCAAAAGTTAAACACCAACGccgttatatatatatttgaatgcaTACACAAGATTAACTTTATTGAAAATAACTCAGTCATACATACTAATACGTAGAAATCCTGCTACGAAAGGGACGTCGATTTGAACCCAACGGACTTCCAGACTCAAAAGCTATGTTGCATGTTCCCTTTTCCCACTCCCAAAAATAAGTCAAGTTcgtattttgaaattattactTAACgtataattctttatttatacTCTCTGCTAAATTGAGCAATTTACTTTACTTAAttcatcaatttttatttgtatttttaataagttgTCTTTTAATTTCATTCAAGTGTTTAGAGTTTCCGTTTTTGCATTTGTTTCTTTGTTCTGCCTtactaaaaattatttaaattcagAATCATATACCTAGGTTCAAGTTTATTGTTGTATATTAATAATGTAGTTATTATTCCGCGTTATTCCCTCCTCCGATTATTCTCAGTGTATCAGAATACGAATTTGTCTGTCAAATCTGTAtcagttttgttttgtgtgtgATTATTCGGGGGTCTGTCTAGTATTCACCTTTGCGTGTATTTAAATACTTAAGATAACCATTCTGTATGCACAATTTTAACTAGTTATGTACACAACTATATGTGGCTACGACAAATGCTAGAACATATCCGAACCACAAACTGAAGTACAAACAGGTAAAAAAAATCGCTAGGGTTTAATGCCATTGTTAATTGTGTTAATTCAGCTATATATTTCAAATGGCATCCCACTAATTCTTGCTGGCTTTGGTTTTTTGTGGTTTGTGATTATCCTGGCCCGAGAAATCTCATCGATTTGGGGGTCTTTGGTTTAAACTGGTAAGTTTGTGTCCTTGCTACGTGAACTTTAAAAGGTCTTGCCTCGGTTTTGGTTTTTCTCATAGTCGTTTCCTATTGCTGGATAATGTGCCACAGAAATCGCAAAAGTTGTGAAATCGCTTAtgaaggtgtctaaaagtatgcattGAAATATGCTCAATCAGAGAAACCTTCGATTTATACTGCATACTCTTAGGCACCTTAATCAGTGTTTTCCAAACCCTAGTAATTTACGTGGCTCGCGTTTTTGGGACATTTTTACGGCTAATTTTTACGGCTTCTGATCTGTTATTTACAGTTCGAATAGTGCACACAACTCATGACCAGTCcgttttttacttttttcgCCTTTTTGTGGTGCCTGTTTTTATGTTTATACTCGATTTAACTTTACGCAATGTTAACATTCTGTCTTttgattttgttacaaaatcGTTCGGCCGCGtggctttttaatttttatacccttgcagagggtatattgatttcagtcagaagtttgcaacgcagtgaaggagacgtttccgaccccataaagtatatatattcttgatcagcatgactagacgtgtcgatctagccatgtccgtctgtccgtctgtccgtctgtccgtctgtccgtctgtccgtctgtccgtctgtccgtctgtccgtctgtccgtccgtttctacgcaaactagtctctcagttttaaagctatccggctgaaactttcccaaaagtcttatatcttttgcaggtagtatataagtcggaaccagccggatcggacaactatatcttatagctcccataggaataatcggacaaaaaaatgaaaaaaaattatatctttggtgtttcttagcatataaactcctaagcttggaaataacaatttttaaataattttgaattttgaattaaattttatcgaaatcggacgactatatcatatagctgccataggaacgatcggaaaatttgtggaaaaataatatgaaaaaaattatatcttcggtgtttttcaacatataacctccaacgcttggaaataacattttttaattagttctgaatttcgaattaaattttatcaaaatcggacgactatgtcatatagctgccataggaacgatcgcaaaattggtaggaaaataatatgaaacaaattatagcttccgtggttttttaacatataacctcctacgcttggaaaaaacattttttaattagttctgagtttcgaatttaattttatcaaaatcggacgactatatcatatagctgccataggaacgatcggaaaattggtaggaaaataatatgaaacaaattatagcttcggtgttttttgacatattatcttatactattgggaatatcattttttgtgtttttaaatttaataattatagctgcaagggtatataagcttcggcttgccgaagctaacttcctttcttgtttccttttatttttatacccttgcagagggtatattgatttcagtcagaagtttgcaacgcagtgaaggagacgtttccgaccccataaagtatatatattcttgatcagcatgactagacgtgtcgatctagccatgtccgtctgtccgtctgtccgtctgtccgtctgtccgtctgtccgtctgtccgtctgtccgtctgtccgtccgtttctacgcaaactagtctctcagttttaaagctatccggctgaaactttcccaaaagtcttatatcttttgcaggtagtatataagtcggaaccagccggatcggacaactatatcttatagctcccataggaataatcggacaaaaaaatgaaaaaaaattatatctttggtgtttcttagcatataaactcctaagcttggaaataacaatttttaaataattttgaattttgaattaaattttatcgaaatcggacgactatatcatatagctgccataggaacgatcggaaaatttgtggaaaaataatatgaaaaaaattatatcttcggtgtttttcaacatataacctccaacgcttggaaataacattttttaattagttctgaatttcgaattaaattttatcaaaatcggacgactatgtcatatagctgccataggaacgatcgcaaaattggtaggaaaataatatgaaacaaattatagcttcggtgttttttgacatataacctcctacgcttggaaaaaacattttttaattagttctgagtttcgaatttaattttatcaaaatcggacgactatatcatatagctgccataggaacgatcggaaaattggtaggaaaataatatgaaacaaattatagcttcggtgttttttgacatattatcttatactattgggaatatcattttttgtgtttttaaatttaataattatagctgcaagggtatataagcttcggcttgccgaagctaacttcctttcttgttgtttTGTAATTTCGTTTAACTCATTATTGTTTTGCTTAGttcattaaaataatgtaaaaaATCTGCAAATTGCATGCTCCTCGTTAATTAATGtgcctttaaaaaatgtctatGATTTCTCTATATGTATTCATTCTTATATTTACAGCAGTTTTCATTTTCGATTTGGTTTTGCGAACTTGATCCTTTTGTGTTCtctctatatattttttgagtcTCCAATCGGatcttgttcttgttgttcatttatttaaaacctttgtttttggcagtgcatttatatttattattttcggTTCACTAATTCATAATGATTCGCCTCGGCTAATGACTACAAATGAAGTTCATTTAGTTAGTTGCTCGTAAATTAGGTTATTAATTAATCAACAGCAgttatttacaattttatcGGTTTGTTCTCACGCAAGGTACGTCTGATTCAACGGCCATTAAATGAAGTTGGTGCTTAGTTATTTGAGTTTTCGAAAGCAACTGAGGCAGAGAGATACGACTAGAAAGTATAGTTGGAAGACAGTTGTTGGGGATAGTACACTTGAAACGAGTCGCGGGGGAAATCGAAACGATTGTGGGGCTTTCATTGGATAAAAACGGAAACGTGTTCAATCCTTGAGCAAAACGGCTTATTGCTTTATTACAAAAATCGCAAGCAGTCCCTGAAAAAATGCGCATATCAAATAAATGCTAACAAAACTCTCACTTTGCTGTGTAATCTTAACTCTTCTTTTTCTCtaatatttaaacattaaACTTGTTGCCCTTAGTGTGCCAAACTacagttgctgttgttgtttctgtCGCCTTGCTGTTTGTTGTTCGTTAATTAATGGTTAATATTATTACTTAGTTGCAGTTGCGTTTGCAGTTGCGGTTGCTGAAACTCTAAATCTTGTGGCGCTGCTCCGACCGCCTCCGTGCGATCCCTCCGATCCCTCCGATCCTTTTTAGCATCCTTATAGCTAGCTTTAACTGGTATGTTAGATTGGTTGTCTATCTTCTAGGCTTGAGTAGGTGTGTGCATTATTATTTCCATTTGCCTTGGCTCTTAACTATGTATTTCGGTTTAGTGTTTAGTCCatttaaatatgcaaattcaAAACCTTCGCTTAATGTGTAAGTTGAATATACAAATGCTCTCTCCGCTCACCTATCGCTTGTATTTATTATGTATACGCACTGTTAGCTTAAGTAattcttttcttttatttaaaatagtcGTTGTTCGTCTTCCTCTTGTGTTTGCAGCTGATGTGATTCGTGTGTGTGACTTGTGCATTGAGGAGGGTGTTTTTCTGGGGGTGCTAAGTGATGACTTGACAAGTTCTGTAAAACAGTTCCTTGAAATCTCATATCATTTTCAAAGAACCTTTTTAGAATCTCCTCTGTTCTCATTTTCTAACCCTCAAAACCCACCCTTCCCATAGTGCAAGTGTGTACTTTCTTCTGATCCTCGCCTTAAACAGAGCTTAGCACAAAATTAACTTTAATTCTCTTAATTTTTTGGCAGTGTAAAAATTGTAAGTAAATGTAAGTATGGTTCTCGATCGGCTGTCCAGcaccgcgaattcttcagtaATTGCTTGTCCAGTCGCCACACGAACGTGATGATTAGTCTTCGTCCAGGCTCTGCGATCGTCGCTTCGAGACCACCAGATATTTGCGGCCAAAGTAGGGTGAATCTACGGGAGGATGCAGTGAGTCCGTGGCACTCACTTTTTGCGCAGGAAGTCGGTGTACTTGCGTGCTCGCTTGCGCACTCGCTTCAAGGCCGAGCCCAACCGGAACTGCTCGTCGGCAAGGTCATAAGCGGCGGCGGGGTGGTGGTTGAGCAGGTGGTGGTGCGCATGGTGGGCGTGGGTGTGGGCGTGGCTGTGGTGCGATTGTGAGTGCGGTGAGTTGGCGTGATGGTAGTGATGCATCTGGACAAAGTCATCCCCGGCGGGATTCACGGAGCCGCCCGGTGAGCCCGGGGAATGGGATTGGGCAGCCAGCAGATTGTGCTCGGAGGCGGCGTCGAAGGACTCGAAGTGGTGCAACTGCTGGTGGTGCGTCAGTGGCTGCGGCGATGGCAGGGACGAGGAGTGCTCACTGGTGGTGGAGGGAGCACCCTCCAGGCCGGCAAACTCCTTGGGCAACTCGTCAATCCCAATGGGCTTCTCAAAGTGCGAGTTCCCCGACATGTTCGTGTAATCGTAGCTGGGATAGGTGTAGGGCAGGTAGCCGGCATGGTGACCCACCTCGCAGCTCTGCACCTCCGAGCCACCTGcaccacctccacc
Encoded here:
- the LOC119554949 gene encoding divergent protein kinase domain 1C — encoded protein: MLTALRRKIRFGMQRTVLIAVLLAVGIFSYAFLNLKFCFKLMSHRSLNLMCQKFEKHEYSGSLCEELCGSQSSFDNFQCPLNDMKTILFTAEKNGDTYAVKLARHNDDELSWTNNKGESIYPKIEEFHEIVKLHIILSYNVTLDDNMIRALVNQEIADDNSQQMVSFWRLFKDNNYMMGKLFDEESIFPAVLGSCGPYYATEGLQIVQSNPSIMQYLASNRLQRLKHALNIMEYIFRLDEMKPEPLKMCKMQVNRFGTASERRLKYQSAEHVYVESQLDKRLSRGVKCHAHQDCHFHSCRGMCDEEKQSCTHIQQNNNFQIFCEHILLGGGTFQPGLLSGVRLSKALQKLVKMCVQPPKEHQMPGRQWAPNMQLALRLYNELKQLHQAAAASAGSEIPDEGQARRGV